The window AACCGCAGCTACGATAACAATAAATCCATTATACTGTGCATGTTTATTAAATACCGTTTCTACAAGCAGATTTAATCTATCTGCTATGACAATCTTTTTGAATAAACCCCAAATAATCCGCTGAATGCCTAAAGTTATATTATTATACTCCAGGGACTTCCCTTGGTATAAGTCTTGTGCTGTTTGTTTATAACGACAAATCGGGCCTTCCATGATAATTGGGAAAAATGACATGTATACTGCCAATCTTCCTAAATTGTCGTCCGGCTCTATCTTTTCCCAATAAACATCTGCAAGGTAGGATACAGCCTGCAAGGTATAAAACGATATGCCTATTGGCAGTGCAAGTTTAAAGACTGGCACAAGAATGGGTGATGATAGCATCTTCAAAACACTATTTATATTTAAGCCAATAAAATTGAAGTATTTAAGAAAAAGCAGAATACCAATTTGCATTCCTATTCCAAATATCAATATCCCACGGCATTTTTTTACATATGCAGCTTTCAGGGCTTTTTTATCATTTGTAGTGATTTTCTTTTCAGCATAGTTTTTCTTGCAGGAAAATAACCAAAGCCCTATATGGTGAACAGAAAAAGTAGAAGCAATTATATATAATAAAAGCTTTCCGCTTATTAGGTAGAAAAAAATATAACTCGCAAGCAAAAGTATTTTCCATCTATGTTTTTGTGTTGCAATCTGATATATCAGTAAAACAACCGGCAAAAATACGAATAGGTATAACGGTGATGCGTAACTCATTTTAATTTTCCTCTTGCAGACGTTGAATCAAATTCCATATAGCTTCAGCAGAATTGAAGTTTGCTGGAATAAGATCAACCGGAGTGATTTCTATTTCAAAAGAATTTTCCAATTCGCCAACCAGAGCAAGAATTAATAACGAATCCAAATAGCCGTCATCTATTAGTCTGGTCTCAGTCATATAGTCTATATTCGCATTTAGTGTATTAAGTATCTCCAATAATTTTTCCATGTTTTCTGTCTCACTTTCTTTAATTTTAATAGTTTAAGATATACGTGGGGTAATTGCTTCTTGCCAAACGAAATTTACACTTTTCCGAGTACAAAAGTACTTGTGGCAGTTCATGGCTTAAAAACAATGATATACCTTCTGTTACAGAGTAAGCACCAACCTTTTTAAAAATCAATGTATCACCCCGACTTATGTCAACGAAAGGATATTGTTTGACCAGCACATCATTGACAGTGCACAGTGAGCCGCAAACAGTCCACTCTTTTGCTTCTCCACTTTTTTCATTCCAATGGATAATAGGAGGCTTTTTCATTCCCATAATTTGTCCTAAGTAATTTAAATGATGAATGCCTCCGTCAACAATGCAAAAGTTCTCATTGTTATTTACTTTTACATCAACAACACTCGTAACATAAAAGCCACAGGATGCAGCAATAAATCTTCCTATTTCCAATGTGATTTTCCCTTTGAAGTTAAGCTTTTTAATCTGTTTAGCAAGCAAATCAAGCATTAAATCTTCAACATTATTATTATCTTCAAAATAGCAAATAGGAAGCCCCGGTCCATATTCTATTTTTTTTATGTTAAAAGCATATTGTTTTTGTAAATCAGAGCATAGATTATCGAGCATTTCGAGTTCTTTTTCAAATTTGGAGGTTGATTTCTTCTGAGTACCTGAAAAGAACTGAATTCCTTCAATATCTATGTATGGATTTTTATTTCTGTTTGCTATAATTTCTCGTATAACTGTTTCATCCATGCCAAACTGATTCCCCGTTGTCAATCGCAATAAAACCCGCACATGCCTCTGATGTTCTAAAGCAAAGTCTGCAATATTTTTCCACTGTGAAAGGGATTCAATGGTATAGATAATTTGGTTGCCATACTCATAAATCATAGTTTCTATATCTGTAAAATTCTTATATACACCGGACATAACGATTTTATTTACATCTATATCAGCTAACTCACAAATGTTGAATTCTCCATGAGAACAGACCTCAAAATAATCAACAATATCTTGCATTTCCTTAATTACAAAGGGATTGGCCTTCATTGCGTAACATATCTCCACATCTGTTCCTAGTGCAGTTCTGATTTTATTTATCTGATTGGCTAATATATCAGTATCAAATATATAAAATGGTGTTTGATACTGACTGATAGCGTACTCTATTTCACTTTTATCCATTTTTATTTCCCCCACGTATCCAGTAATTTTGCTCTATCAATTTTCCCATTCGCAGAAACAGGCAATTCAGATAATGCAATAAATGTCTTCGGAATCATATATCCAGGTAAGGATTCGTGCATTTTATTTTTAACTTGTACACTTTCCATACATCCAACATAAAAAGCTATAATCTGGTTTTTGT of the Ruminiclostridium papyrosolvens DSM 2782 genome contains:
- a CDS encoding acyl carrier protein, translated to MEKLLEILNTLNANIDYMTETRLIDDGYLDSLLILALVGELENSFEIEITPVDLIPANFNSAEAIWNLIQRLQEEN
- a CDS encoding diaminopimelate decarboxylase family protein, whose translation is MDKSEIEYAISQYQTPFYIFDTDILANQINKIRTALGTDVEICYAMKANPFVIKEMQDIVDYFEVCSHGEFNICELADIDVNKIVMSGVYKNFTDIETMIYEYGNQIIYTIESLSQWKNIADFALEHQRHVRVLLRLTTGNQFGMDETVIREIIANRNKNPYIDIEGIQFFSGTQKKSTSKFEKELEMLDNLCSDLQKQYAFNIKKIEYGPGLPICYFEDNNNVEDLMLDLLAKQIKKLNFKGKITLEIGRFIAASCGFYVTSVVDVKVNNNENFCIVDGGIHHLNYLGQIMGMKKPPIIHWNEKSGEAKEWTVCGSLCTVNDVLVKQYPFVDISRGDTLIFKKVGAYSVTEGISLFLSHELPQVLLYSEKCKFRLARSNYPTYILNY